In the Silene latifolia isolate original U9 population chromosome 1, ASM4854445v1, whole genome shotgun sequence genome, gtgatctaatagacaactgaaatgacgggtttcattatatgtccacatgcttaaggcttgtgtatgatcatttataaagcgattttgagtctatgaactctcctaaaggaatgtcaatcaccaagtagaCATATGAAATttataactattagtcaacctatgaggtagttctccttatacttcaaatcattatttgtgtctcatatgctatctttgaatctatagtgtatttattctagagatagaatgggagaaaaatgaggacacacaacacacgagacaagataaaattgtgtacttgtgtaaatgaagatctacgcaagagagaatgatttgaatgaaggtatatctatttacatagtataccgaatagatgagatctatggtctcaagtaagttctatatgactaaaaagaccaagtgaagtaatcgaaaaaaatatattcttatgataactacacgaggagaccaaaagaaagttttggaagaaaaatgactaatgtaaagtcttaacaagtttttgactaagttctatatgataaattttgacctatagtttcaaccttgagatttacttaagagcctaaatgaatcaaagttacatactagttatgatcgagttgcaaagattgatataccgatatcttcaatggccaaagttttaaccacgcaaatgtcattgcttaacctcgttatgaaatggttaaacctccttccaaaagggtattttcgaaggacgtgttctagatattatttatatttgaataatgacattgctacacatcattatgacatgagtgtgttggagatttaaaatctatttccgtaaggttaaaatgagaccacttcaaaataggtattttaaagggatatgatgggaacatatatggttttatcttaataacttggcaatgcaatttatgtttcaattcttgaaaagtttcgattgagaagtcaatttcgaaatatgtagaattgagtgggagttaggaaattctcatgtgaagacatggaatttagtgggagctatcatcctttgactgtttacaactcatcactcattgaagaatgacgagttaataccttctttcataaagaagcatttgagttttcaattctggatgaaaatggactatgatgaatccaattacatcaagggatgttggattagtattaagagatacacatcgtatcaacattcacataggttattcatgtagatgaaaatggaattgccattagcagtcatggtcgttcattgaacctatgaacggttgatctcataattattagtaactaatgtttccgccattagaataatcatgtacatgtccaattatgaatcatatgcataagagcatgatgattgattggtaagccataatataaacgtcatgaattctcgagtagaagccgatgagcgatttcagtgtttgacggaatgctctattgtgtgtcaagaggttgcacatattatagaaaatccgaacacatataaggatttatgagaatcccaaatctttaaagcctagaaagagaaataagaagttttgagaaagatgcttagttgaataagaggttattcaaaaataatctttcctagttaagctaggacttgtgagaagtgctaggctaataatcttgacaaattgttacaagactctacaaaacatgtacctagtgcatcgtgtgtggatggagtacttgatcagtacaagttatatcattcatcacaaattcgttcgttatgtgataatcgataagaaagttctttcaagttaaagaaccaaaaccaaggtcgggaaccctaatgtgtacttggtaagattcatgctatgaaagAGGACATGAATGTAAaagaaaatgcaagtgtaagaagtttgaacatatggacacatggcatgttaaacttctattgcaatcaataagtatttacacttacgatatacatcacaaggttgtaatatgatattgactacccgagtgtgatgtcgacatttgtcgtttgagttattattaactcaccttgtacattgttatatccaaacgggttgtggagacaattgaaccccgttaaagtgaaaacggattaacattgtatttgcccatagttacttgtatgaggtgacgtctcgaagtgactagagtgtgatgcgattgatggcaagttcaagtgccatagagttatgtgagatgactagtcgatcacataggcagactgttaggaactttttgtcgggcctaatgaccgcttatagagttctggcaaatttgtatagcctggtcgtggcgagagctgctatagtattcaaatgagtcgattcttttgactaaagactattcgcctaagatggcacagtttcagattaactttgatttgtgttactacgaccttcgtaaatggggtcaaatgggcatattttgggttatgatggctgtggctagtcgaagggaatgagtgcgataggaattgtccacccctagtcaggttataacaatatctcagggccactcgaggagtaatgaactggaaatgcgtggccacgctcggattgtatcgatggtggataaatccggtcaatcagttattatccaaatcgaggaaaccactctcgatatgatcacttgtcgaggacaagtggaagattgttggaatatgtgtcctccgacaataatgcgatcacgactgttgatcatgatgatcacatgtttaaatctcattataaagagttcaattgggaagtaatattttactgtcaactgatcaacatatatcggtaatgattggctgactagagtttgacattactgtcgtgcgacggtggtgatcagttgatcccctaggtcatacctttagggcaacactcttaattgattatttaattaatcgtataatgttacgagttaattaaattacttgaaaattgacggacgattttggaagtaaaatttacgtatcatattgaaatgtgattaaataagatacgatctgagtaattgaatcgtatcattactcggatgaaataattgtttaaggtaacaattaaatttgaatgaattattataaatacaatctgttgtgatttataaatggtaaaatattttggtacaagtaattatgatattactaagtcgatttttgtatgtgacgtatttttaataatacgttgatttttaatatgttaaaaatacataacaaatttatgtgacatgtgacatgtgacatgttgacaattgacaaaaataaaatggattacttgttatccatgtgtgccgaaaattaggggaagaaatagGCAAATATTGTGTTTAATTAAGTtaatggaaacacaatgattacctactatttagccatgcaaccctattgtttattgttaagagcaacaattgcatgcattggctcccctaaaagccccccttccacccggtttttgagaagagaaaaccatcatggttttttcatatctttacctaataatatacaaaatattGTGTATTactaattcattcattcactcatctaaaataagagtttagAGAGATAATAAGCTCCCATTTTCTTCCTCCTCCAAAACCGAAAtattaagtgtattataatatttttgggtcatttttctactagattaatattgtactagttcctataatattaatcttaattaagagaaagctttgggtataaatcctaaggagagatcctacacttggatcttggttcttccattaaaggaaagctcaagaacaaaagaaaaggagatttcttttgtgcccataaaaccgaaacatccaatgtaagaacatgatttctcctctattttactcacttgtttgcatgcataaaatccatctttaattttatgacaaattaaattaagacatatatgaatatgtaagtatatagatctacttttccttcaagagAGATGTCCTAAAATGGGAACAAAGAGGTGTATGTATACCCAAATGACGAAAGACGGAAGAAAAAAATCAATGCCAAGCGAAACCGGGTTTGGCCCGGTCAGGATAAACCCCTCCCTCTTGGGACCCACTATTTCCCGATCGGGAGCCATGACATGAGGTGATTTAGACCTTGTTTTGGCTCTTCCCAATCATGAACCATCCTTCCTGGGCGGGACATAAGCTTCCTGGGCGGGAGCGATCCTTCCTGGACGGGCGATAAACTTCCCCGGGCGGGGGCGGCGAAAAACTGTTCTTCTCCGCTTCATCATTCTTAAATACCCTCGCCTCGCTTTGTGATTGCTCGAACTAGATTTGTGGGACCTCTAAAGGTCATGGGGTCATCTATGGCACGTTATGGGCCTACATAGCATTCTAATCTCTTCTAGACCATGGAAAACCGCTTCACACGGTAGTTTTCCTAAAAAAtcgaaatgaaaaaagaaaaggtgCTAGAGACAGAGATTAGTGTGGAAAACCGCTCTAAGGAGCGTAAAAGGTAAAGGAAATGGGGAAAATAAGGGGAATGAAGTAGTGTAAATTAACACTACATTATCCGTATCCGTTTCGGTGCTGCGTAGCTTGTCATCCAATAACAATAATGGTCCCctcacactactacaaatccaggcaactagaACGCCCCATTAACAACGAGTATTCACGAAAAttacaatagacgttgtagaatgtatggcgcgaattttactaaaatgaattacaacgggtatggttataaaaaccgttgttattagttttaacaacgggttacacatacacaaccgttgttactaatgtggcgcaaaattgacgcaaagttagtgaaaagtaatcacaacggttgcttttggaacccgttgttaaaacttctttgacaacggttgttaatttacaaccgttgttaaaacttatttgacaacggttgttgtttaataactgttgtcaataccttccatactataaaccacacaaacacaagtctgctgcagccacaaaacacaaaccttaatacacaaacacaaacccaaagaagaccaaacacaaacacaaaacacacactttctcatcgtctctttctctctttctcatcgtcgctttatcttctcgccgtcactattgatttcatcgtctctttacgtacgttctataattatcaggtttgtttcatcgtcattattttatttttctaattatttcatttccatgtatgtgtttttatcgaccattaggttccgttcagcatctgctatatcgtcatatagttgcagctgctgctgctccgtcaagccatcttctttggcgtccttcagtacggatcgagcatagtaagagtcttaaggatgatatcattcattttgttggagtttggagtttgttttgaaagattaaggagagggttaatttatttggagtttgttttagcagttaaggtttggagaatatattgagataatggaaatgcatgttagttgagataatgcaatgtatttatactaagcaatgtgtgggttgagttgttttttaattaatatatatgttaggaagttgtgccataatcatcatcatcatatctctcaatgctgcttcaaatcttattactaacccttctcattccatattgtccgttcatatgcacagtgatggcagtaataatctggatcttgatgatgactgatctatggagttcaaaaaatggatGCAAAtgaaacaagcataactcaacactttcaaaatgatcatttcatttaattttaaaccaaatacattacaacaattatcagaaatcaaaagatgtataataagccggaacaaccccggttaagcgtaaaaagcacttttcaacctgccaccaatcacgccactctggtataccgctaacttccgggtcattggcttcatattttgcaataacagattgaatatatgcaaggacacgacttgcatgtggagataaggttggaagagtacaactcaacatatctctcggctgcagccaagttgcgagtaacagtaaaacgagggtatgaagatgatgatgatgattaggctttgttgacaagccggactgcttcacgcctcttaatccaataattccgttgatgttcaagggatgctttgattaatgggtgttgatcggcgggaagcccggcgagaaccttcccatcatcttcaatcgtttgtgtaagccattcttcgttgttgataaaattagggttcattgccatgttgtttcaattaatgaattttagtaaaggatgctttaatatttatagtcacatttataagttttttcaaaaccgttggtaattaatttaagggatattctgcatgcatcggaattctaacgggccgtaattatacatgcatctagtaatatttaatttaattttttttattttttaagaacaaacaacaacggttatttacaaacaacccgttgttataactttccccccaaaattgagtcacactttccacaacgggtttttatacttaaaaccgttgttaatatttgtcacaacggtttccttaagaaaaccaaccgttgttaaaaccttttacaacggacgctttaacaacgtccgcttttttatataacaacggttttttaccgttgttatagcttgtatctgtagtagtgtcatctctccttggtctttgtgccgaaAGTAAAGGTAATAAATGACAGCGATGGAGAGGGTGATTATTATAAAAATTCCTAGTTGGAAAAATACGGTTTTAAATCAAAATAATGTAGTCGAAAAGATTTTAGAAAATGACACAAAAGGTTGTTAGTTGACCCGTTTTTAGACCTTAACTCGATCTGAAACCCGTACAAAATTGACCCGTATTTTATCTGACTCGAAAAACACCCGATCCGCATTTGATCTGCACTCGTATTTACCCGTTCCGTAACTTGTCCGTTTAACCAATTAAAGAGGTCTAGACACGAGTACTTTACGATATCTTGCCTGTCTTGTAAGTATATATCTATATGGGTAGAATTACTTGTGTACTGTTGGTATATTAAGAGTTGGAACTTTAAAAAACGCGCGTGTTAAACATCGTCGACACATTTACTAATTATCGTGGAGTATTAACACAACTTTCCAATAATCCCCCCCCCCATAACTCCCCCTTGTCTCTCTCTATAAAATCTTTCTAAAACCAAAAAAGACGGTTTTTCGAAAAAAAAtcgtaattttatttatttgattaaaatGGTTTAAATCATGTCGCAAAATGACGGTAACAACGATCAAGCTAATAACGAATTGGAAGGGGTATGCTTACGTTTTAAATACAATTCTATTTTATGATTTGTTGTTCGAATTAGAGTAGAACGAATTAGCGATTGTCGATCCCCACGCCCAATACTTATCTTAGAcgtaaattagttttttttttttaaaaaaaaaaatgttgaaatGGGCCTGGACAAAAAACATTTACATCCAGACGAAAACGATTTTCGTGAAGACCTAGGTTggacgaaaatgtttttcgtcTGGCCTATTTtcgtgtaattttttttttttatttttttttaaaaaaaaactaatttcTGTCATACAACTATcgttaaatatattaattaaataattaccATAATTTCCGTCTTACAAATGTCGTTAAATatattaatttccgtcttacgTAATTTGCGTCCTAAAAAACTATTTTCGTGTTAAAtatcgtttttaatttttttaaaattctaTTTGTTTAATACGTTACGTTTCGAAATTCGTGCAGGATTACTATGAGGATTTCGGTAGCAACGGTGTTGATTACTTGGAACATTTCATTACCAGCAGAGTATTCCCTTCAAGTAAAGAAAGGTTCAATTGGGCATATCAGACCGCACTTGGACTCGGCTTTGCCATTAAAGGAGCAAACAACAAGAGACGGGGTCGGAAAACGGATCTTCGTGTGGGATGCATTAGAGGGCTAACACGGCTTTCCATTGGTGTGATAGCAAATTCAAAATTAAAATTGTTGAAGTACAAGTTGCCCCTCCACAATGGTTACTTTACATGGGTCGAGTCGGAGTTTATAATCATGCTATGGTGGCGTATAACGACGGTGATAGATATTACTCTAAGCTTGATGACGAGGAGTTGGTGTATATCGATGCCCAAGTTAGAGCTCATGTACCACCGGCTATGATTAGTGTGGGATTACATAAGCGGAATCCAGGAAAATCACGACCCACAAGACGACAAATATACAACCTGGCTCAAAAAGCTAGGTTTGaggaaagagaagaaaaaaaccCGGCACAACAAATGTTAGCACTTGCGGTTCAGCATTACGTGCACTTTTGGGTTACCGATCAGTCGACTAGTAAGCTAACCCACGTGTTTCTGGCTAATCCGGAAACCGTTAAGATGTTTCGATCATACTACTATGTGGTCATCATGGATTCCGCGTACGAGACCAAGACATACAGTCTTGCGCTTATTGAGATGGTTGGGGTTAAACCCGTTGGGAAGAGCTTTGTGATCGCATATGCTTTTGTGAAGTACGAGTCGGATGAGGGATAAGCTTGGGTCTAACGGCCACTGATGGCCCTTCTCAATGATGATGTTCAACCTAATGTCATTGTTACAGATTTCAAAAAAGGGTTGACGAAGGCAATTCCCAATGTTTTTCCGAATTCCTCCTATTTGCTATGTCTTTGGCATATATATGCTGCCGTGGAGACGAGATCACTTGATTTTACTCGTCGTGATGATAATTGGGCTAAGTACATTTCTTCAAGGTTGTTTGGAGCGGTTGTGGGGGCGGGGACCTGAGCTGAGTTTGATGTGGCGTGGGAGAAATTGGCAAAGCAATGGCCACCAGTAGCTGCTTATATTCAGAGTACTTGGATCCCGCACTATAAAAAATGGGCCAAGTATAGAACAAACAAATTAACACATTTTCGAAATACGTCTACATCCCGGGTTGAGTCGGCACAGGCAAATTTGAAGAAATGGTTGAATAGCGCGAAACTGGCACTTGATGGCATATGGGTCCGTTTTTCATTCGTTGATGGAAACGCAACACATGGATATCTGACACTTGTTAGAATTATCTAGATCGAAACGGTTGACGGGGCTTCATCTATTATTCTCCAGATTAGCTTGTA is a window encoding:
- the LOC141647482 gene encoding uncharacterized protein LOC141647482 — its product is MSQNDGNNDQANNELEGDYYEDFGSNGVDYLEHFITSRVFPSSKESKFKIKIVEVQVAPPQWLLYMGRVGVYNHAMVAYNDGDRYYSKLDDEELVYIDAQVRAHVPPAMISVGLHKRNPGKSRPTRRQIYNLAQKARFEEREEKNPAQQMLALAVQHYVHFWVTDQSTSKLTHVFLANPETVKMFRSYYYVVIMDSAYETKTYSLALIEMVGVKPVGKSFVIAYAFVKYESDEG